The following coding sequences are from one Pseudomonas oryzae window:
- a CDS encoding XRE family transcriptional regulator produces MSRGIKGFEPGRLIQALAARGLSQVALASMVGVSPATISKWKSGQQSPEAETLVNLSQVINVTPEWFTRPLPEKCSLPLFRSNASAHANARAMLEARLEWTQDIALALSEFVDFPEINLPKRAFTDPEQITNADIEDAADECRDLWNLGRRAIPDLAMAVEGAGVILVREETGAASIEGLSAWSPALNRPIVLLSADKQNGFRSRFDLAHELGHLILHKGIDRSTDPARHKLMEDQAHRFAGAFLLPAETFAADVKSPVTLDSLLLLKQRWGVSVAAMVMRLWALKVIDDDAKGLLFKRRSARWGVKAEPGDDGRAPEQTRLLKRTIELLASSGVMPVDAVSAYIGLAANDIEMLTGLPEHYLSGGAAVVHLAKLKSSGGLASKPANEPGVVLPFTRSR; encoded by the coding sequence ATGAGTCGTGGAATCAAAGGGTTTGAGCCGGGGCGGCTGATACAGGCGCTCGCGGCTCGCGGCCTTTCTCAAGTCGCCTTGGCCAGCATGGTTGGCGTATCGCCTGCCACCATCAGCAAGTGGAAAAGCGGTCAGCAATCCCCCGAAGCCGAGACCCTCGTCAACCTTTCCCAGGTCATCAATGTGACCCCGGAATGGTTTACCCGGCCTTTGCCAGAAAAGTGCTCGCTACCCCTCTTCCGAAGCAATGCGTCGGCGCATGCCAATGCCCGAGCGATGCTCGAAGCGCGTCTCGAGTGGACTCAGGACATCGCGCTGGCCCTGAGTGAATTCGTGGATTTCCCAGAAATAAACCTACCCAAACGTGCCTTCACGGATCCGGAACAGATCACCAACGCCGATATAGAGGACGCAGCAGACGAATGTCGAGATCTCTGGAATCTTGGCCGGCGTGCGATACCTGACCTTGCCATGGCGGTCGAAGGCGCAGGCGTAATTCTGGTGCGGGAGGAAACAGGCGCTGCGAGCATTGAAGGTCTGTCGGCGTGGAGCCCGGCCTTGAACCGTCCTATCGTCCTGCTTTCGGCTGATAAACAAAACGGCTTTCGCAGCCGCTTCGACTTGGCCCATGAGCTCGGTCACCTGATCTTGCACAAGGGCATCGATCGCTCGACCGATCCCGCTCGACACAAGCTCATGGAGGACCAAGCACACCGATTCGCAGGCGCTTTTCTGCTTCCTGCCGAGACTTTCGCTGCGGACGTGAAAAGCCCAGTCACCCTGGACAGCCTCCTGCTTTTGAAGCAACGGTGGGGTGTTTCCGTGGCTGCCATGGTGATGCGGCTTTGGGCTTTGAAAGTGATCGATGACGATGCCAAAGGGTTGCTCTTCAAACGTCGCTCCGCCAGGTGGGGTGTCAAGGCTGAGCCCGGCGACGATGGCCGCGCTCCAGAGCAAACTCGTCTGCTCAAGCGCACTATCGAGCTGTTGGCATCCTCGGGGGTCATGCCGGTCGACGCCGTGAGCGCCTACATCGGCCTGGCTGCCAATGACATTGAGATGTTGACGGGTTTGCCGGAGCACTATCTCAGCGGGGGGGCTGCAGTGGTTCACCTAGCCAAGCTGAAAAGTAGCGGTGGTTTGGCCTCTAAGCCCGCAAACGAACCCGGGGTCGTTCTTCCTTTCACCCGGAGCCGGTAA
- a CDS encoding IS110 family RNA-guided transposase, with amino-acid sequence MSNTALIGIDLGKHSFHLHAQDGSGRELFRKKTTRPQLIRLLAQQPPCTVAMEACAGSHCLAREIQALGHVVRLISPQFVRPFVRGNKNDFIDAQAICEAASRPSMRFVTPRNEAQQTLSVLHRMRESLIRDRTKTINQLHGFLLEFGISLPRSMAVIRRLSNVLAEHELPVRLVVLLQRLHAHFSYLDEQIKALDKEVVAQVEADDLGSRLLSLPCVGPITTSVLIAELGDGKQYGCSRDFAASVGLVPRQYSTGGRANLLGISKRGDKNLRRLLVQCARVYLQRLEHQRGALADWVRALLVRRHSNVVACALANKLARIAWAIAAKHTRYEAGPDGCAA; translated from the coding sequence ATGAGCAACACTGCATTGATCGGCATCGACCTAGGCAAACATAGTTTCCACCTGCATGCCCAGGATGGCTCCGGCCGCGAGCTGTTTCGCAAGAAGACCACCCGCCCACAACTGATCAGGCTGCTGGCACAACAGCCGCCGTGTACGGTGGCAATGGAAGCCTGCGCCGGATCCCATTGTCTGGCGCGGGAAATCCAGGCGCTGGGGCATGTGGTCAGACTGATCTCGCCGCAGTTCGTCCGCCCCTTCGTGCGGGGCAACAAGAACGACTTCATCGATGCACAGGCCATCTGCGAAGCCGCCTCCCGCCCCTCGATGCGCTTCGTGACGCCCAGGAACGAAGCCCAGCAGACCCTGTCGGTGCTGCACCGCATGCGCGAATCGCTGATCCGCGACCGCACCAAGACCATCAACCAACTGCATGGCTTCCTGCTGGAGTTCGGTATCAGTCTGCCACGCAGCATGGCGGTGATCCGGCGCCTGTCCAATGTCCTCGCGGAACATGAGCTACCGGTACGACTAGTCGTCCTGCTGCAGCGTCTGCATGCTCATTTCAGTTACCTGGATGAACAGATCAAGGCGCTGGACAAGGAGGTCGTCGCCCAAGTCGAGGCGGATGACCTGGGCAGCCGCCTGCTGAGCCTGCCCTGTGTTGGCCCGATCACCACCAGCGTGCTGATTGCAGAACTGGGCGACGGCAAGCAGTATGGCTGCAGTCGAGACTTCGCGGCGTCCGTCGGCCTGGTGCCAAGGCAATACAGCACCGGTGGCCGAGCCAACCTGCTGGGCATCAGCAAGCGCGGGGACAAAAACCTGCGCCGATTGCTGGTGCAGTGCGCGCGGGTATATCTGCAGCGTCTGGAGCATCAGCGCGGAGCGCTGGCGGACTGGGTGCGCGCCTTGCTCGTGCGGCGTCATTCGAACGTGGTGGCCTGCGCCCTGGCCAACAAGCTGGCGCGTATCGCCTGGGCCATCGCGGCGAAGCACACCCGTTATGAAGCGGGGCCAGACGGCTGCGCCGCCTGA
- the tnpC gene encoding IS66 family transposase, which produces MASSAFDHLTPEQLRVLAAQLTERVASLDQQVQYHRTRNEQLAHEIAILKRHKFARRSEQLSPDQISLLDDLLDTDIAAIEAELKALNPAPAPAEPRQQPKRTALPAQFPRTLIHHEPDTTQCACGCQLKRIGEDVSEKLDYTPGVFTVERHIRGKWVCAQCETLIQAPVPPQVIDKGIPTAGLLAQVMVAKYADHLPLYRQEKIFGRAGLAIPRSTLAQWVGGCGVQLQPLVDALRDIVLEQRIVHADETPVQMLAPGMIKTQRAYVWAYVPSPFADLRAAVYDFSPSRAGEHARAFLGDWKGQLVCDDFAGYKACFEQGVTEIGCMAHARRKFYDLHVANKSQLAEQALRHIGQLYDIEREVRDLLPDERQRIRQEKAKPIAAALHTWMLAQRQLVHEGTAIAKALDYSLKRWTALVRYLDDGMVAIDNNWCENQIRPWAIGRSNWLFAGSLRSGKRAAALMTLIQSARLNGHDPYAYLKDVLTRLPTQKASELSELLPHNWIPTSKV; this is translated from the coding sequence ATGGCTTCTTCTGCTTTCGACCACCTCACTCCCGAGCAACTGCGCGTACTGGCGGCGCAGTTGACGGAGCGTGTCGCCAGCCTCGACCAGCAAGTCCAGTATCACCGGACGCGCAACGAGCAGCTGGCTCACGAGATTGCCATCCTCAAACGCCACAAGTTTGCCCGGCGCAGCGAGCAGCTCAGCCCTGACCAGATCAGCCTGCTGGACGATCTGCTCGACACCGACATCGCGGCCATCGAGGCCGAACTCAAGGCGCTGAATCCCGCGCCGGCACCCGCCGAACCCCGCCAGCAACCCAAGCGCACCGCCTTGCCGGCGCAGTTTCCGCGCACCCTGATCCATCACGAGCCGGATACCACGCAGTGTGCCTGCGGCTGTCAGCTCAAGCGCATCGGCGAGGATGTCAGCGAAAAGCTCGACTACACCCCGGGCGTCTTCACGGTGGAGCGGCATATCCGCGGCAAATGGGTCTGCGCGCAGTGCGAAACGCTGATCCAGGCACCGGTACCGCCCCAGGTGATCGACAAGGGCATCCCGACCGCCGGCCTGCTGGCCCAGGTCATGGTGGCCAAGTACGCCGACCATCTGCCGCTGTACCGCCAGGAAAAGATCTTCGGCCGCGCTGGCCTGGCCATCCCGCGCTCGACCCTGGCGCAGTGGGTCGGCGGCTGTGGCGTACAGCTGCAACCGCTGGTCGATGCGCTGCGGGACATCGTGCTGGAACAGCGCATCGTCCATGCCGACGAAACCCCGGTGCAGATGCTGGCTCCGGGGATGATAAAGACCCAGCGCGCCTATGTCTGGGCCTACGTTCCCAGCCCGTTCGCTGATCTGCGTGCGGCGGTCTACGACTTCAGCCCCAGCCGTGCCGGCGAGCATGCCCGCGCCTTCCTGGGCGACTGGAAAGGCCAACTGGTCTGCGACGACTTCGCCGGCTACAAGGCCTGCTTCGAGCAGGGCGTGACCGAAATCGGCTGCATGGCCCATGCCCGCCGCAAGTTCTACGACCTGCATGTCGCCAACAAGAGCCAACTGGCCGAACAGGCCCTGCGCCACATCGGTCAGCTATACGACATCGAGCGCGAGGTACGCGATCTGCTGCCCGATGAGCGACAGCGAATACGCCAGGAAAAAGCCAAGCCCATCGCCGCCGCCCTGCACACCTGGATGCTCGCCCAGCGCCAGTTGGTGCACGAAGGCACGGCCATCGCCAAGGCGCTCGACTACAGCCTCAAGCGCTGGACGGCCCTGGTGCGCTATCTCGATGACGGCATGGTGGCCATCGACAACAACTGGTGCGAAAACCAGATCCGCCCGTGGGCCATCGGCCGCTCGAACTGGCTGTTCGCCGGCTCGCTACGCAGCGGCAAGCGTGCGGCTGCGCTGATGACGCTGATCCAGTCGGCGCGACTGAACGGGCATGATCCGTATGCCTACCTGAAGGACGTGCTGACTCGGCTACCGACGCAGAAGGCCAGTGAACTCAGCGAGCTGCTGCCGCACAACTGGATCCCCACCAGCAAGGTGTGA
- a CDS encoding LysR substrate-binding domain-containing protein, producing MSALIAFEAAARHESFTLAARELSLTESAVSRQVNGLEANLNIRLFVRVKQRVVLTKPGRLYSEQVRAALRKIEQDTLSIAAHGAGEGSLELAVLPTFATEWLIPRLPSFYAKHPGMKVNMGVRTNPFSFEEEHFEAAIHHGKPVWPRATSDFLFGEKMIVIARRELVGNSINEPVDVLKFPLLYCTTRPESWGQWFDAAKIKEDAVPLQSVGFELHSMVIRAAEAGLGVALVPEFFISDSVWASGVVRAHELSIPAVYPYYLVYPSNLRHSGPLDAFREWLLDEAKLFERKLNG from the coding sequence ATGTCCGCACTGATTGCGTTCGAAGCTGCCGCGCGCCACGAGAGTTTTACGCTTGCGGCGCGGGAGCTGTCGTTGACTGAAAGCGCGGTGTCACGACAGGTAAACGGGCTTGAGGCCAATCTCAATATCCGACTATTCGTGCGTGTTAAGCAGCGGGTAGTGCTGACCAAGCCCGGGCGGCTTTACAGCGAGCAAGTGCGAGCCGCACTCCGAAAGATCGAGCAAGACACTTTGTCTATTGCCGCCCACGGTGCTGGTGAGGGGAGTCTGGAGCTGGCGGTTCTGCCAACTTTCGCCACGGAATGGTTAATACCGCGGCTTCCTAGTTTCTACGCCAAACACCCAGGCATGAAAGTAAATATGGGTGTGAGGACGAACCCATTTTCGTTTGAAGAAGAGCACTTTGAGGCTGCCATTCACCACGGAAAGCCTGTCTGGCCACGTGCTACTTCCGATTTTTTGTTTGGCGAAAAAATGATTGTAATCGCAAGGCGTGAACTGGTCGGAAATAGCATAAATGAGCCTGTCGACGTTCTTAAATTTCCACTTTTATACTGTACTACTCGGCCTGAGTCATGGGGGCAGTGGTTTGATGCTGCCAAGATTAAAGAAGATGCAGTTCCTTTGCAGAGCGTTGGGTTTGAGCTTCACTCAATGGTAATTCGAGCGGCAGAGGCAGGATTGGGTGTAGCGTTGGTCCCGGAGTTCTTTATCTCTGATTCTGTCTGGGCAAGTGGGGTTGTGCGGGCGCACGAGTTGTCCATCCCAGCTGTGTATCCGTACTATCTCGTATATCCGAGTAACCTGCGGCACAGTGGTCCTTTAGATGCCTTCAGGGAGTGGCTTCTTGACGAGGCAAAGCTGTTTGAACGTAAATTGAACGGATAG
- a CDS encoding ATP-dependent nuclease, whose translation MRIESVVLSGFRCFGLDPITVPISSKITTIVGPNAAGKTALLHALSKLFGVTRAQRTVLSSDFHLGLDDDPDDREPKNLYIDVLIGLPELTDGTATPETIAPSFRHMLIEREGKPPVCRLRLEAQWEDDGTLEGEVSQELFWVDTLDAAPAQDKCHPVSAADRGLIQLYYTPASRDAAAQTRATTGALAARLLRAIEWSSDTEEVVQEATDNLAAAFEGESAIAAITKALQARWSALHDDVVDTNPRFSLVSRRFEEVVNKIAVIFEQGPDGQERGIDALSDGQQSLFYFALAAAVFDLEREVVAGTVEGFRDDTFRIPALTLFALEEPENHLSPYFLARIIRQVRSLTDDGGAQALVTSHSPAVLSRVEPREVRYCRCDPKTRVSTVKKIKLPVGDVEASKFVRGAMLAYPELYFARFVLLVEGDSERIVLPRLAEALDLLIDPAFVAIVPLGGRHVQYFWRLLKHLGIPHATLLDLDLGRDGGGFGRVKTTIEKLIEFGTPQDKLLTITTGMLTKADLVGMHAWDNADDHANLLAWINKNLKPNGVFFSAPLDLDLAMLQAFPEAYAAIIPKGGGPRMAADKAAEVVLGTAGPGLTVYTGPYEEYPALLPAYRYHFLTNSKPATHLAALSRIDMEDLAQKMPAVLAEVLQHIATSLRRD comes from the coding sequence GTGCGTATCGAATCTGTCGTTCTGTCTGGCTTCCGCTGTTTTGGCCTCGATCCAATCACTGTGCCGATTTCGTCGAAGATCACGACTATCGTCGGGCCGAACGCAGCGGGAAAAACCGCGCTTCTGCACGCCTTATCGAAGCTATTCGGCGTGACGCGGGCGCAGCGCACGGTCCTCAGTTCAGATTTCCACCTGGGGCTAGACGACGATCCCGATGATCGCGAGCCTAAGAATCTGTACATCGATGTGCTGATCGGCTTGCCGGAGTTAACCGATGGCACCGCGACGCCGGAGACGATCGCACCGTCGTTCCGACACATGCTGATCGAACGTGAAGGTAAACCGCCAGTCTGCCGTCTTCGCCTCGAGGCACAATGGGAAGATGACGGTACGCTTGAGGGCGAAGTGTCTCAGGAGCTCTTCTGGGTCGATACCCTCGATGCTGCGCCAGCGCAGGACAAGTGCCACCCTGTCTCTGCGGCCGACCGCGGCCTGATCCAGCTCTATTACACGCCCGCCAGCCGGGATGCGGCCGCCCAGACCCGGGCGACTACAGGTGCGCTGGCCGCTCGCCTGCTACGCGCCATCGAGTGGTCTTCCGATACCGAGGAGGTGGTCCAGGAAGCCACAGATAATTTGGCCGCGGCTTTCGAAGGTGAATCGGCGATCGCCGCAATTACTAAAGCCTTGCAGGCTCGTTGGTCGGCCCTTCATGACGACGTCGTCGACACTAACCCCAGATTCAGCCTAGTGAGCCGCCGGTTCGAGGAAGTCGTCAACAAGATCGCAGTCATATTCGAACAGGGCCCCGACGGGCAGGAGCGCGGTATAGACGCGCTGAGTGATGGCCAGCAATCGCTTTTCTATTTTGCACTGGCTGCCGCGGTCTTCGACCTGGAGCGCGAGGTCGTCGCAGGCACGGTCGAGGGATTCCGCGACGATACCTTTCGCATTCCCGCGCTCACACTCTTTGCTCTGGAGGAGCCGGAAAACCATCTCTCTCCTTACTTCCTGGCGCGGATCATCCGCCAAGTCAGATCGCTAACCGATGACGGCGGTGCTCAGGCTCTCGTCACCAGTCATTCGCCGGCGGTGCTCAGCCGCGTCGAGCCGCGTGAGGTCCGCTATTGCCGCTGCGATCCGAAGACGCGCGTCTCTACGGTCAAGAAGATTAAGTTGCCGGTAGGCGATGTCGAGGCTAGCAAGTTCGTGCGTGGCGCGATGCTGGCCTATCCCGAGCTCTACTTCGCGCGCTTCGTCCTACTCGTGGAGGGGGACTCCGAAAGGATCGTCCTGCCGCGCCTCGCTGAGGCACTCGATCTCCTGATTGATCCTGCTTTTGTCGCGATCGTCCCGCTCGGTGGGCGCCATGTGCAGTATTTCTGGCGCCTGCTAAAGCACCTTGGCATTCCACACGCCACCCTCCTGGATCTCGATCTAGGCCGCGATGGCGGTGGCTTCGGTCGTGTGAAGACCACGATCGAGAAACTTATCGAATTTGGCACACCCCAAGACAAGCTGCTGACGATCACCACAGGTATGCTGACCAAGGCAGATCTAGTAGGCATGCACGCTTGGGACAACGCAGATGATCACGCCAATCTGCTGGCTTGGATCAACAAAAATCTGAAGCCGAACGGAGTCTTTTTTTCTGCGCCGCTGGACCTGGATCTCGCCATGCTCCAAGCTTTTCCCGAAGCCTACGCCGCGATAATTCCAAAGGGTGGCGGCCCGCGAATGGCTGCTGACAAGGCCGCTGAGGTCGTGCTGGGAACCGCAGGACCAGGGCTCACAGTCTATACGGGCCCGTATGAAGAGTATCCGGCACTGCTTCCGGCCTATCGCTACCACTTCCTCACGAACAGCAAGCCGGCCACGCACCTCGCAGCCCTGTCCCGCATCGATATGGAGGACCTCGCGCAGAAGATGCCGGCGGTGCTCGCCGAAGTGCTTCAGCACATCGCCACATCGTTGAGGCGGGACTAG
- a CDS encoding UvrD-helicase domain-containing protein: MALLARRVRPEDWKPVGVKSLETNALKVVRSAENRSVIAGPGAGKTELLAQRAAYLLQTDIAPAPRRILAISFKRDAASNLAARVRQRCHRNHAGRFDSMTFDAFAKGLVDRFGQALPERWRPRPDYEITTHYERDYKDFLYEDVGRPPVSVGTEADLYAIGPKTFERRHLLGAPLPLDGWPDSNVAQWAANRFWQRSLHGGTKTVLSFPMIGRLAELLLRVNPMAREALRLTYSHLFMDEFQDTTQVQYDLVRTIFRGTDTVITAVGDNKQQIMRWAMAMDDPFSEFDADFGGTRTPLYNNYRSSPELVRIQHVLAQALDARAVAPVSQAEGTMDGESCSILDFPTPNIEAQRLATYVASDMTAKNLSPRDFVLLVRQKAGDYAAVLEPAFAAKGLSLRNEAGLAGTIMLQELLAEEVSTLLISLLRLAMTTRAGRYWSDSQALLSSLRGVTSEDEAAQAKLAHELDAYAITLGANHSKPPTTKAAARSLVDDVLAFVGRERLVSTHPAYAQGAWLEKVLDASATHLLASSIQSTDWSSALDMYEGVNAIPLMTIHKSKGLEYHTVIFVGLDDGAWWSFSQDEIEATAGFFVAFTRAKQRVIFTYCARRGARTKIATLYNLLSKAGVRITPVP, encoded by the coding sequence ATGGCATTGTTGGCGCGACGGGTTCGACCAGAGGACTGGAAACCTGTGGGCGTTAAGTCGCTCGAAACGAATGCGCTAAAGGTGGTCCGCTCGGCGGAGAACCGATCCGTCATTGCTGGCCCCGGTGCGGGCAAGACAGAGTTGCTTGCGCAACGCGCCGCTTATCTGCTGCAGACCGATATCGCTCCAGCGCCAAGGCGTATCCTCGCGATCAGTTTCAAGCGCGATGCCGCCTCCAATCTGGCCGCACGCGTGCGTCAGCGCTGTCATCGCAACCATGCCGGGCGCTTCGACTCCATGACATTCGACGCTTTTGCGAAGGGACTTGTCGATCGATTCGGTCAGGCTCTGCCCGAGCGTTGGAGGCCGCGGCCCGACTACGAAATCACCACCCACTATGAGCGTGACTACAAAGACTTTCTGTATGAGGATGTCGGAAGACCCCCAGTATCGGTCGGCACCGAAGCCGACCTTTATGCGATAGGGCCAAAGACCTTCGAACGACGCCACCTGCTGGGGGCGCCGCTGCCCTTAGATGGCTGGCCAGATTCGAACGTTGCCCAATGGGCGGCGAACCGCTTCTGGCAAAGGTCCCTCCACGGCGGCACGAAAACCGTATTGTCGTTCCCGATGATCGGGCGACTTGCTGAGCTCCTATTGCGGGTCAATCCGATGGCACGTGAGGCGCTTCGTCTGACCTACTCGCACCTCTTCATGGACGAGTTCCAAGATACGACGCAGGTCCAGTACGACCTGGTTCGCACCATCTTTCGAGGCACGGACACAGTGATAACCGCCGTCGGCGACAACAAACAGCAGATCATGCGCTGGGCGATGGCCATGGATGATCCGTTCTCTGAGTTCGACGCAGATTTTGGGGGCACGCGGACTCCCCTCTACAACAACTACCGCTCCTCTCCAGAACTGGTGCGCATCCAACACGTGCTTGCCCAGGCCTTGGACGCAAGAGCCGTAGCGCCCGTTTCCCAGGCCGAAGGTACGATGGACGGGGAGAGCTGCTCGATCCTCGATTTCCCGACGCCGAATATTGAGGCGCAACGTTTGGCTACCTACGTTGCGTCGGACATGACAGCCAAGAACTTGAGCCCCCGCGATTTCGTTCTCCTCGTTCGCCAGAAGGCTGGAGACTACGCCGCCGTTCTGGAGCCAGCCTTCGCAGCCAAAGGCTTGTCTCTGCGCAACGAGGCCGGTCTGGCTGGCACGATCATGCTGCAAGAGTTGTTGGCGGAGGAAGTGTCGACGCTTCTCATCTCGCTCCTTCGCCTTGCGATGACAACGCGAGCAGGCCGCTATTGGTCGGACAGTCAAGCATTACTCTCGTCGTTACGTGGTGTCACTTCTGAGGACGAGGCCGCACAGGCCAAACTTGCACATGAATTGGACGCCTACGCGATCACGCTGGGGGCAAACCATTCAAAACCACCAACAACCAAGGCAGCGGCACGGTCACTCGTGGACGATGTACTTGCGTTCGTGGGGCGTGAGCGACTGGTCAGCACTCATCCGGCATACGCACAGGGCGCTTGGCTTGAAAAGGTACTCGACGCATCCGCGACACATCTCTTGGCGTCATCGATCCAAAGCACCGATTGGTCCTCTGCACTCGATATGTACGAAGGCGTCAATGCTATCCCTTTGATGACCATCCATAAGAGCAAAGGACTGGAATACCACACGGTCATCTTCGTTGGCCTGGATGACGGCGCCTGGTGGAGCTTCTCGCAGGATGAGATTGAGGCGACAGCAGGATTCTTCGTGGCCTTCACCCGCGCCAAACAGCGCGTGATATTCACTTACTGCGCACGACGCGGTGCACGAACGAAAATTGCGACCCTGTATAACCTTCTTAGCAAAGCCGGAGTCCGGATTACGCCAGTTCCCTGA
- a CDS encoding IS3 family transposase (programmed frameshift), whose translation MARQASSMKQTRTRHSQAYKDEALALAERIGVSKAAEQLGLHASQLYGWRSKQQQNQTSSEREQSLADENARLKRLLAEQAEELAIVKKGRRVLCQEPQVKYAFMRTHALQFPVKSMCRVLGVARSGYYAWCSRKPSERHQRQAKLDRQVAQAYGARKGRSGAPRLCLDLRETGLPCNRKTVAASMQRQGLRARAARKFKATTNSRHSLPVAENLLKQDFTAAAPNQKWVGDITYLYTEEGWLYLAVIIDLYSRMVIGWAMSERMTADLACDALRMALWRRKQPKDVIVHSDRGSQYCSLVYQELIRTHHLRCSMSAKGNCYDNACAESFFHSLKVECIHGERFSTRAQIRETVFEYIEVDYNRQRRHSTLGHISPEAFEARMSA comes from the exons ATGGCAAGGCAAGCAAGCTCGATGAAACAAACCCGTACCCGCCACTCTCAAGCCTACAAGGACGAAGCACTGGCCTTGGCCGAGCGGATTGGCGTCAGCAAGGCTGCCGAACAGCTTGGCCTCCATGCTTCCCAGCTCTATGGCTGGCGGAGCAAGCAGCAGCAGAACCAGACCAGCAGCGAGCGGGAGCAGTCGCTGGCTGACGAAAACGCCCGACTCAAGCGGCTCTTGGCCGAGCAAGCTGAGGAGCTGGCCATTGTAAAAAAAG GCCGCCGCGTACTTTGCCAAGAGCCTCAAGTGAAGTACGCCTTCATGCGCACGCATGCCCTGCAGTTTCCGGTGAAGTCCATGTGCAGAGTGCTGGGCGTAGCCCGTAGCGGCTACTACGCATGGTGCTCGCGCAAACCGTCGGAGCGTCACCAGCGGCAAGCCAAACTGGATCGACAGGTGGCTCAGGCATACGGCGCACGCAAGGGCCGCAGCGGGGCGCCACGACTCTGTCTCGATCTTCGGGAAACGGGACTGCCCTGCAATCGAAAAACTGTCGCCGCTTCGATGCAGCGTCAGGGGCTACGAGCCAGAGCGGCCAGGAAGTTCAAGGCCACTACCAATTCCCGGCACTCGCTGCCGGTGGCGGAGAACCTGCTCAAACAGGACTTCACGGCAGCTGCGCCGAACCAGAAATGGGTGGGCGACATCACCTACCTGTACACGGAGGAAGGCTGGCTCTACCTGGCGGTGATCATCGACCTGTACTCACGGATGGTGATCGGCTGGGCCATGAGCGAGCGCATGACGGCTGATCTGGCCTGCGATGCTCTGCGGATGGCTCTATGGCGGCGCAAGCAGCCCAAGGACGTGATCGTGCATAGCGACCGGGGCAGCCAGTACTGTTCGTTGGTCTATCAGGAGCTGATCCGCACCCATCACCTGCGATGCAGCATGAGCGCCAAGGGCAACTGCTACGACAACGCCTGTGCGGAGAGCTTCTTCCACAGCCTGAAGGTCGAGTGCATTCACGGTGAGCGTTTCAGCACCCGCGCCCAGATACGTGAAACCGTGTTTGAATACATCGAAGTCGACTACAACCGCCAGCGGCGTCACAGCACGCTGGGACACATCAGCCCGGAAGCCTTCGAGGCTCGGATGAGTGCTTAA